CGACGACACGGGCCGTCTCGTACTCGTCCGGCGGTACGGCGGGCACCCGGCCCAGCGCCGCCTCCCAGTCGTCCGCCGCCGCCGGTCCCTGCGCCACGTCGGCGATCCAGCGGGCGACGGCGGGCGCGGTCGCGCCCTCCAGGCCGGCCGCGTGCCGGGTCTGCGCGGAGAGCACGGCCCGGGCGTCGTCCTCGATCATCCGCTCCGCCAGCCGGGGAAGCCCGGTGAGCTGGTCGAGCGCGCGGTGCGTGGCCAGGCTCATCACCGCGCGCAGCAGATCGCGGGGCAGCCCGCCGGAGAGGATCTGGCACAGCCACAGGAACGGGTCGGGCAGCCAGACGCCCCGCAGTTCGAGCAGTTCCCGGGCCTGCGCGAGGTCGAGCGGACGGACGGCGACGACCCGGTCGAAGGCGCTGTCGAAGACGGTCCGCACGTCGAGCAGGTGCCGGCCGAAGGCGGTGAGCGCGTCCTCGGAGACGGCGACGAGGAAGTGGCAGCCCCGGATGCCGAAGACGGCCTTGAGGTCGTTGAGGAAGCGTTCGGCCTCCTGCGCGCTGCCGACCTTGTCCAGCTCGTCGATCCCGATGACGACCCGCCCACCGAGCGCCCGCCGCTCCAGCGCCACCTGGTCCAGCAACTCCCGGAACCGGCTCACCAGTTCCGGGTAGGTGAGCAGCTGCCGGGTGTGCTGGGTCTGCCCGGCGTCGGAGACCTGCAGCCCGCCGGGCAGGGCGAGCTGTGCGGTGCGGCCGTGCTGGTACGTCAACTGGTAGTGCAGCAGCCGGAGATGCGCGGCGGCCGAGGCCTCGGCGCCGCCGCGCGGGGTGCCGCGGCGGCGGCGGTCGGGCCCGGTGAACGGGGCGAGCGACCAGCCGACGCCGACGGCGACGAGCAGCACGCCGGCCGCGACGAGCAGGGCGTGCGGGTGGCCGGTGACCCGGTGGGCGGCGGAGGCCAACTGCGGCCGGAACAGTGTGCCGAGGACGACGGCGAGGCCCGCGAGGGTGGTGACGGCGGCGCCGATCCGGTGCAGCAGCGCGGCGCGGCGGCCCGGGACGGGACCGGGGCGCCCGTCGGCACCGGGCGCCTCCCCGGTGATCGCGCGGCACACCTCGGCGAACAGGTGGATGAGGAACTCGCGGGGGTCGTACGAGGTCGGCGCGGGCACGAGGACGAGCAGGTCGTCGGCGGCCGAGGTGGGCCCCGGTGTGCAGAACCGCTGCATCAGGCTGGACTTGCCCGCGCCGCGCGGCCCGCTGATCCCGATGCTGGCGCTGTCGAGTTCGCGCAGGTGGTAGTCGATCTCGGCGGTGGCGGAGGTGCCGACGAACTGGTCGGAGCGGCGGCTCCCGGTGAGCCGGGAGGGATCGACGGTGGGCAGCACGGGCACGGCGGAGGTGTCGTCCCCGGCCCGCAGCGACCCCCGCAGCAGCGGCATCAGCCCGTCCCGCGCGACGGCGGTCAGCCAGTCCTGCCGCGCCTGCCGCGCGGCGTCCCGGTACCGGGGCTCCGACGCCTCGGGCCAGTCGTCGGGGTCCTCACTGCGGGCGGCGCGGGCGCGGGTGGCGTAGGGGCGGGCGTAGAGCCAGGCGAGGGCGAGGAGGAGGGCGAGGGTGCCGGCGGTGTACAGGACGTAGGGGCGGACGTGGTCGGGTACGAGGGGCGGCAGCAGCGCCAGCCCGATGAGGCTAAGGCCGCCGAAAAGCATCAATCGTTCACCGATCGGAGGGGCAGTCGACCGGGTCGGCACGTGGGGGACGACCAGCCTCCATCTGGGTAGGAGAAGGAAATCCCCGATACGCCCGACCAGTCCAAAGAAGGCCACCGGAATACCCAGCGCGATAAGCGCTGATTGGGACATGCCGCCGGGGGCCCCTGCCCCGGGGCCGGTGGAGAAGGCCACAACTGCCGCAACCATCGAGCCGGCTTCGTACCACCCTGCGGTGGCCGGCCGCGCCCACCGGGGCCCGCGCAGCGACTCGGTCATCCGCCGGCGCGCCTGCCGGTAGCGCTCGTACGCGGACCGGCCGGCGTCCGCGACCGTGCGCAGCTCGTTGTCGAGGACGGAGCCGACGCGGTCTCCGAACCGGTCCGCCTCCCATTCGTACGTCTCCGCGTCACCGTCCGCCGTGTAGGTCAGGTAAGCGACGGCCTCCGGCAGGGCGACGGTCTCCGCCCGGATCTCCGCGGCCGCGAGCTGCACGGCCCGTACGTGGGGCAGCCGGTGCGCACCTCCGGTGGCCAGCGCGGTGCGGACCAGGTCGTTGCGGAACGCGTGGCAACCCCGGCCGTAGCCGTCGGCGCGGGCGAGCAGGCCGTGCGTCTCCGCCGACGCAAGGAACCGGCCCAGGAACACCGGGAGGTCCCCGCTGAGGACGAAGCGGAGATGGGTCAGCCGGTACCGTCCCCAGGCGGTGCCGACGAGGAGGGTGAAGGCGAACACGCCTGACGGCAGGGCGATACGGACGTACCACGGCAGTGTCTGCCAGCCACCACCGTCCGTGGTGAGGGCCGCGGGGAGGCAGAAGAGCACGGTGAACGCGCAGGCATTGGCCAGTGCCACCCGTCCGTTGACGCGCAGGTCACCCGTTGTCCGGCCCGTGGCAGGTTCGGTGTCCGAGCGCGTGGCGACGACGACGTATCCGGCGCACAGGCAGGCGGCGACGAGGACGAGACCGGAGGGCGAGGACAGCACCGGGGGCCGGGCACTCGGGAAGTCGGCCAGGGACGCACCCCACACGCACCCGTACGCCACCGCCGCCGCGCCCACGGCACGGAGCACCCGGGGACGCAGCAGTCGTACGGGTGCGCTGCGCACGTGCGGGGTGAACAGCAGGAAGGACACGGCCAGCAGTGTCCAGGCGAGCCGTCCGCCGAAGCGGCCGTCGGCGACGAACGTCAACGACAGCGGAACACCCACCAGCACCACCGCGAGCGCCGCCCACAGCTTCCGCGAGCCGTACTTCTGCGCCATCCGCCACCACAGCAGCAGCCCGTCGTCCTCGCCGCCCATTGCGTCGGTGAGAAGTTCCAGGCGCTGCCGCCGGTTGCTGCCGCTGTCGCCCTCGATGGTCGCCGTCGGGTCGGCGGTGTCGAGGACCCGTTGCCGAATCGCGTCCTCGTCGGGGAAGCGGTCGCCGGTCAGTTCGGCGGGGTCGCGGAGGCTCGGGTCCGCGTAACCGCTGACCGCGAGGGAGAGCAGCCAGGGGGAGGAGAGGGCGTGGGCCAGGGGGCCGTCCGGGTGTGCCCCCAGGGCGCGCACGACGGGCGTCCAGCGGTCCCCGCCCACGGTGGTGAGGTGGCTCGCGACCGTGGGGGCCGGGAGCGGACCCAGCTCCACCGCGAACCCGATGGTCCGCTGCCGCCTCACCTCGGGCGCCTCCCCGCGGGAGGTCACGACGTGGCCCTCGGAGCGGGACAGCCACCCCCGCAGCTGGGTCGCGGCCGTGTCGCGCTGCGGCGCGGGGATCGCGTCGAACCCGTCGAGGACGGGCAGGATCCGCCCCAAGGTCACCAGGGGCCGTACCTCGCTCTCCTCCAGGCGGTAGCGCCCGGCGAGCGCGGAGACGAACCACTCCTGCACGCCCGTGGTGGCCGGGTCCCAGGTGGAGAGGTCGGCCAGGACCGGCACGGGTTCGCCGTCCTGGTGATTCTCCGCCCGGTCCAGGACGAAGCGGTGGGCGGCGGTGGTCTTGCCCGAGCCGGGTGGCCCCACGAGGACGACCCGCCTGCGGCTTCGGGTTCGGTGCAGTTCCGCCAGGCTCCAGTACACCGTCGTTCCGGAGAGGGCATTCGGCCGGCCGTCCGGGCCCGGGACGATCAGCGGCGGGGAGAGCACTCCCTCCAGCCGCCGCAGCGCGTCGGACTCGACGACGCGGACCTGGGACAGGAGGTGTGCGTCCAGCTGGTGCGGGAGCGAGCGGCGCATGAGGAGCGGGGCGGACCTCCGCCGGAACAGGCCCCGGAACAGGAGGGTCCCGGACACCACCGCCCCGCCGAGCGCCGTCACCGCGACGACCGTGCCCACCGACGCCGACAGCCGGGGTCCGCTCAGATACAGCGCAGTCAATCCGACGACGACCAGCGCCGCCCACCCCGCGACCAGACCCCGGCGCGAAACCCCGCGC
The DNA window shown above is from Streptomyces sp. NBC_00670 and carries:
- a CDS encoding NACHT domain-containing protein; the protein is MVNSGEGRGVSRRGLVAGWAALVVVGLTALYLSGPRLSASVGTVVAVTALGGAVVSGTLLFRGLFRRRSAPLLMRRSLPHQLDAHLLSQVRVVESDALRRLEGVLSPPLIVPGPDGRPNALSGTTVYWSLAELHRTRSRRRVVLVGPPGSGKTTAAHRFVLDRAENHQDGEPVPVLADLSTWDPATTGVQEWFVSALAGRYRLEESEVRPLVTLGRILPVLDGFDAIPAPQRDTAATQLRGWLSRSEGHVVTSRGEAPEVRRQRTIGFAVELGPLPAPTVASHLTTVGGDRWTPVVRALGAHPDGPLAHALSSPWLLSLAVSGYADPSLRDPAELTGDRFPDEDAIRQRVLDTADPTATIEGDSGSNRRQRLELLTDAMGGEDDGLLLWWRMAQKYGSRKLWAALAVVLVGVPLSLTFVADGRFGGRLAWTLLAVSFLLFTPHVRSAPVRLLRPRVLRAVGAAAVAYGCVWGASLADFPSARPPVLSSPSGLVLVAACLCAGYVVVATRSDTEPATGRTTGDLRVNGRVALANACAFTVLFCLPAALTTDGGGWQTLPWYVRIALPSGVFAFTLLVGTAWGRYRLTHLRFVLSGDLPVFLGRFLASAETHGLLARADGYGRGCHAFRNDLVRTALATGGAHRLPHVRAVQLAAAEIRAETVALPEAVAYLTYTADGDAETYEWEADRFGDRVGSVLDNELRTVADAGRSAYERYRQARRRMTESLRGPRWARPATAGWYEAGSMVAAVVAFSTGPGAGAPGGMSQSALIALGIPVAFFGLVGRIGDFLLLPRWRLVVPHVPTRSTAPPIGERLMLFGGLSLIGLALLPPLVPDHVRPYVLYTAGTLALLLALAWLYARPYATRARAARSEDPDDWPEASEPRYRDAARQARQDWLTAVARDGLMPLLRGSLRAGDDTSAVPVLPTVDPSRLTGSRRSDQFVGTSATAEIDYHLRELDSASIGISGPRGAGKSSLMQRFCTPGPTSAADDLLVLVPAPTSYDPREFLIHLFAEVCRAITGEAPGADGRPGPVPGRRAALLHRIGAAVTTLAGLAVVLGTLFRPQLASAAHRVTGHPHALLVAAGVLLVAVGVGWSLAPFTGPDRRRRGTPRGGAEASAAAHLRLLHYQLTYQHGRTAQLALPGGLQVSDAGQTQHTRQLLTYPELVSRFRELLDQVALERRALGGRVVIGIDELDKVGSAQEAERFLNDLKAVFGIRGCHFLVAVSEDALTAFGRHLLDVRTVFDSAFDRVVAVRPLDLAQARELLELRGVWLPDPFLWLCQILSGGLPRDLLRAVMSLATHRALDQLTGLPRLAERMIEDDARAVLSAQTRHAAGLEGATAPAVARWIADVAQGPAAADDWEAALGRVPAVPPDEYETARVVAQVRAYLALGATLLRTFTGTAVTVARGRRPDGAVDHLTGARAALATEPEASWAAVVRHRAGDPPLPALPEP